The Symphalangus syndactylus isolate Jambi chromosome 3, NHGRI_mSymSyn1-v2.1_pri, whole genome shotgun sequence genome has a segment encoding these proteins:
- the ENTR1 gene encoding endosome-associated-trafficking regulator 1 isoform X3 — protein sequence MSGYPRRPGATPLSRARSLAIPDDDRFEDLEEANPFSFKEFLKTKNLGLSKEDPASRIYAKEASRHSLGLDHNSPPSQTGGYGLEYQQPFFEDPTGASDLLDEEEDEDTGWSGAYLPSAIEQTHPERVPAGTSPCSTYPSFFSTPSELAGPESLPPWALSDTDSRVSPASPAGSPSADFASHGESLGDRHLWTLQISYEALKDENSKLRRKLNEVQSFSEAQTEMVRTLERKLEAKMIKEESDYQDLESVVQQVEHNLELMTKRAVKAENHVVKLKQEISLLQAQVSNFQRENEALRCGQGASLTVVKQNADVALQSLRVVMNSARASIQQLVSGAETLNLVAELLKSIDRISEIKDEEEDS from the exons ATGACAGATTTGAAGATCTTGAAGAGGCAAATCCATTCTCCTTTAAAGAGTTTTTGAAGACCAAGAACCTCGGCCTGTCAAAAGAGGATCCAGCCAGCAGAATTTATGCAAAG gaagccTCGAGGCATTCACTGGGACTTGACCACAACTCCCCACCCTCCCAAACCGGGGGGTATGGCCTGGAGTATCAGCAGCCATTTTTCGAGGACCCGACAGGGGCTAGTGACCTCCtggatgaggaggaggatgaggacacTGGATGGAGTGGGGCCTACCTGCCATCCGCCATCGAGCAGACTCACCCCGAGAGAGTCCCTGCTGGCACGTCGCCCTGCAGCACATacccttcctttttctccaccccGTCGGAGCTGGCAGGGCCTGAGTCTCTGCCCCCGTGGGCGTTGAGTGACACTGATTCTCGCGTGTCTCCGGCCTCTCCAGCAGGTAGTCCTAGCGCAGACTTTGCGTCTCACGGAGAGTCTCTGGGAGACAGGCACCTATGGACGCTGCAGATAAGTTATGAAGCA CTGAAAGATGAAAATTCTAAGCTGAGAAGAAAGCTGAATGAGGTTCAGAGCTTCTCTGAAGCTCAAACAGAAAT GGTGAGGACACTTGAGCGGAAATTAGAAGCAAAAATGATCAAGGAGGAAAGCGACTACCAGGACTTGGAGTCGGTGGTTCAGCAGGTGGAGCACAACCTGGAGCTGATGACC AAACGGGCTGTAAAGGCAGAAAATCACGTCGTGAAACTGAAACAGGAAATCAGTTTGCTCCAG GCGCAGGTCTCCAACTTCCAGCGAGAGAATGAAGCCCTGCGGTGCGGCCAGGGCGCCAGCCTGACCGTGGTGAAGCAGAACGCCGACGTGGCCTTGCAGAGCCTCCGGGTGGTCATGAATAGCGCACGGGCTTCCATTCA GCAACTGGTTTCCGGAGCTGAGACACTGAATCTTGTTGCTGAACTCCTTAAATCTATAGACAGAATTTCTGAAATTAAAGATGAGGAGGAAGACTCTTGA